In bacterium, the following proteins share a genomic window:
- a CDS encoding cytidine/deoxycytidylate deaminase family protein, translating into MLMAELVATRSTCLRRKVGAILVRDKHILATGYNGAPQGLRHCSEVGCLREKLGVPSGERHELCRGIHAEQNTIIQAALFGVSTRGSVLYCTTKPCIICTKMLINAGIKRFVVSELYNDNLADSFTKEAGIIVDYLPLKDCRTNED; encoded by the coding sequence ATGCTTATGGCCGAATTAGTTGCCACACGCTCGACCTGCCTTAGGCGAAAAGTCGGGGCGATATTGGTGCGAGACAAACACATTCTAGCCACCGGTTACAATGGAGCACCGCAAGGCCTTCGTCATTGCTCGGAGGTAGGATGTCTTCGCGAAAAACTGGGAGTGCCAAGCGGCGAGAGACACGAGCTTTGTAGGGGCATCCATGCCGAACAGAATACAATAATTCAGGCTGCTCTTTTCGGGGTGAGCACCCGAGGCTCGGTGCTCTATTGCACAACCAAACCATGTATCATTTGCACAAAAATGCTAATTAACGCTGGAATAAAGCGCTTTGTCGTATCAGAATTATATAACGACAACCTCGCGGATAGCTTCACGAAAGAAGCCGGCATAATAGTCGATTATCTTCCATTGAAGGATTGTAGAACGAATGAAGATTAA
- a CDS encoding GWxTD domain-containing protein, translating to MRLIEDFLIRSERKKDILVATLRYKNYAKDNEELVAQLSLIERGSELKSIRKALEDTPEIVDSLIELFWAVKDPTPNTKLNEFREEFYRRIAIANIRFRSSRTGWKSDRGRIYIIYGEPNDTESHPFDLDNRAYEIWYYYSPKRTFYFEDRWGDGTYELVRQE from the coding sequence ATGCGCCTTATCGAAGATTTTTTAATTAGAAGCGAACGGAAAAAGGATATTCTCGTAGCCACACTGAGGTATAAAAACTACGCCAAAGATAACGAAGAACTCGTTGCTCAACTGAGCCTTATCGAACGAGGGTCTGAATTGAAGTCCATCAGAAAAGCTCTCGAAGATACACCAGAAATAGTGGATAGTCTTATCGAGCTTTTTTGGGCGGTAAAGGATCCAACCCCAAACACCAAACTTAACGAGTTTCGCGAAGAATTTTATCGTAGAATAGCTATTGCAAATATTCGTTTCAGGAGTTCGAGAACCGGTTGGAAATCGGATAGAGGTAGAATATACATAATTTATGGCGAACCCAATGATACCGAAAGCCATCCTTTCGATTTGGACAATAGAGCATATGAGATATGGTATTATTATAGCCCGAAAAGAACCTTCTATTTTGAGGATAGATGGGGCGATGGCACTTATGAACTTGTGAGGCAAGAATGA
- the xerD gene encoding site-specific tyrosine recombinase XerD, whose product MQKKLDIGRSIDGFLQWTQIDKGLSDNTNEAYSRDLRDFAEWLDANGIGDLAQVTPIIIANHVRALSDIGMSSRSLARKMSSIRGLFKYCISEGILKKDPTEGLRLPKMPSLLPEILSFQDIEKILDKVKLEHPKGLGIRDRAILETLYGTGARESEIIGMETADVYEDIAFVRLFGKGKKERLVPINDSALYWIDRYRRDSRPKLKKTNRTPILFLNCRGGKLSRMGLYKIVRKWAEAAGIEGVHPHMFRHSFATHLIEGGADLRSVQEMLGHEDISTTQIYTNIGKDYLHAVYHKFHPRG is encoded by the coding sequence ATACAGAAAAAGCTTGACATAGGAAGGTCTATCGACGGTTTCCTCCAATGGACACAAATCGACAAAGGTCTATCGGACAACACAAACGAAGCATACTCAAGAGACCTTCGCGATTTCGCCGAATGGCTCGATGCAAATGGGATAGGCGATCTCGCCCAAGTAACACCAATTATCATAGCCAATCATGTCCGTGCGCTATCGGATATAGGGATGTCATCGAGGTCCCTCGCACGCAAGATGAGTAGTATTCGAGGGCTTTTTAAATATTGCATCTCAGAAGGCATCCTTAAAAAAGACCCCACCGAAGGTCTAAGGCTTCCCAAGATGCCATCTTTGCTTCCTGAGATACTGAGCTTTCAAGACATAGAGAAAATCCTCGATAAAGTAAAACTCGAACATCCAAAAGGACTGGGCATCAGGGATAGGGCAATACTGGAAACCCTTTACGGCACGGGCGCGCGCGAGTCAGAAATTATCGGCATGGAGACTGCGGATGTTTATGAGGATATAGCCTTTGTTAGGCTTTTTGGTAAGGGCAAGAAAGAGCGCCTTGTGCCAATAAACGATTCCGCTCTTTATTGGATAGATAGATATAGGCGCGATTCGCGCCCTAAATTAAAGAAAACCAATCGAACGCCAATTTTATTTTTAAATTGCCGTGGGGGAAAACTAAGCAGAATGGGCCTATATAAGATAGTCCGAAAATGGGCTGAAGCCGCTGGAATAGAAGGGGTTCATCCACATATGTTCCGGCACTCTTTCGCAACTCATCTTATAGAAGGCGGCGCTGACCTTAGGTCGGTTCAAGAAATGTTGGGTCACGAAGATATAAGCACAACACAGATATATACAAATATTGGAAAAGATTATCTCCACGCAGTGTATCACAAATTCCACCCGAGAGGTTAA
- a CDS encoding GWxTD domain-containing protein: MMKKNGHALVLLIVLLIISSNIWAIIDGFSLDVISFGGAEKNSITEIVWSINRGNLAFERLDSVWADTVLFDIEIFSKNKLIDSIYLKRIIQIPRGEMVSRDYLLFDKYSVALEPSEYKVVFVATDLGDGDTNSLTTEFEVKALKTELSMSDISLLTNVSRDSLEGPFTTNGLKMLPNPAKAFGTSFPTMYFYLEIYGLSKNDTIDVSYSVFDTSGNLVKEFNIDPKVSKDKSLPILNGLNVIGFPEGAYKLDVKAINRKKKLTSISSKSFSVIKTKLEPPNIVYRPDTTDIETEYKYISYLISTSEKKFYKKLSIEGKAEFLLRWWENRDPDLRTPENEFRQTVINRWIFANSTFKEGGDGAGWLTDRGRIYILYGSPDNIEKSEFVMESNPWEQWDYFALQGGVYFIFTDELGIGRYRLAHSTANGEIFNTSWLNELKNPHDTSREIEIK, encoded by the coding sequence ATGATGAAAAAAAATGGACACGCACTCGTGCTGTTAATTGTATTGCTTATAATTTCTAGCAATATTTGGGCGATAATCGATGGTTTCTCCCTCGATGTTATTTCTTTCGGTGGTGCAGAGAAAAATTCTATTACAGAAATTGTATGGTCGATTAATCGTGGTAATCTCGCTTTCGAGAGGCTTGATTCGGTCTGGGCCGATACGGTATTATTCGATATAGAGATTTTCTCAAAAAATAAGCTTATCGATTCAATATATTTGAAGAGGATTATTCAAATACCACGCGGTGAAATGGTCAGCCGTGATTACCTGCTATTCGACAAATATTCCGTAGCTCTTGAACCAAGTGAATATAAAGTGGTTTTCGTCGCAACAGATTTGGGAGATGGAGACACAAATTCGTTGACGACCGAATTTGAAGTAAAAGCACTTAAAACAGAACTTTCTATGTCCGATATATCATTACTTACCAACGTATCGAGGGACAGCCTCGAAGGGCCATTCACCACAAATGGTTTGAAAATGCTCCCTAATCCCGCAAAGGCTTTTGGAACATCGTTTCCCACAATGTATTTTTACCTCGAAATATATGGTTTATCAAAAAACGATACAATCGATGTGTCCTATTCGGTTTTTGATACCTCTGGAAATCTGGTAAAAGAATTCAATATCGATCCCAAGGTATCGAAGGACAAATCGCTACCGATACTGAACGGTTTGAACGTTATTGGTTTTCCAGAAGGTGCATATAAACTGGATGTTAAGGCAATAAACAGAAAGAAAAAACTAACTTCAATATCGAGTAAATCTTTTTCGGTGATAAAAACCAAGCTAGAACCACCGAACATAGTATATCGACCCGACACAACAGATATCGAAACCGAATATAAATATATTAGTTATTTAATATCCACTAGCGAAAAAAAATTCTATAAGAAATTAAGTATAGAAGGCAAAGCCGAATTCCTGCTTCGTTGGTGGGAAAACCGTGATCCTGATCTGCGAACGCCTGAGAACGAATTCCGTCAAACAGTAATAAATAGATGGATTTTTGCCAATTCTACTTTTAAAGAAGGCGGAGATGGTGCTGGATGGCTAACCGATAGAGGAAGAATATATATTCTCTATGGATCACCGGATAATATCGAAAAAAGCGAATTTGTTATGGAAAGCAATCCATGGGAACAATGGGATTATTTTGCTCTCCAGGGGGGTGTATATTTTATCTTCACCGATGAGCTCGGCATAGGAAGATATAGACTCGCGCACTCAACCGCCAATGGCGAGATCTTCAACACATCCTGGCTTAATGAATTGAAAAATCCACACGACACCTCTCGGGAAATTGAGATAAAATAA
- a CDS encoding sugar kinase — protein MSLLIVGSVALDTVSTPDGKIDDALGGSATYFSIAARLFGPPVNIVAVVGEDFPKKHVEMLLGKGVNIDGLQITKGKTFRWAGEYDENFGDPETLDTQLNVFEFFSPVLPKHYCGSKFVFLGNIDPTLQGKVVDQIHSPSLIAADTMNFWIEGKLEELKKLIARVDLLVINAMEVRLLSDERNILAGARKVLSMGPKILVIKRGEFGSMLITQDELFILPAYPIEVVKDPTGAGDSFAGGFMGFLASRGRVNIEELKGALVAGTVVASFNVEGFSLEKLTSVTMQDIENRMQHFRKITDFTVPEILGD, from the coding sequence ATGTCATTACTTATTGTTGGTTCCGTAGCTTTAGATACTGTTTCCACTCCAGATGGTAAAATCGACGATGCATTGGGCGGTAGCGCTACCTATTTCTCCATCGCCGCGAGGCTTTTTGGGCCACCGGTTAATATTGTCGCTGTGGTCGGTGAGGATTTTCCTAAGAAGCATGTCGAAATGCTTCTCGGTAAAGGTGTTAACATCGATGGACTTCAAATTACAAAGGGAAAAACCTTCCGTTGGGCCGGCGAATACGACGAGAACTTCGGTGATCCCGAAACCTTGGATACCCAACTTAATGTTTTCGAGTTCTTTTCACCCGTGCTTCCAAAACACTATTGCGGAAGCAAATTCGTTTTTCTCGGCAATATAGACCCAACACTTCAGGGCAAGGTTGTTGACCAGATTCATTCACCTTCGTTAATAGCCGCAGATACAATGAATTTCTGGATAGAGGGAAAACTGGAGGAATTGAAAAAACTCATCGCTCGCGTAGATCTGCTGGTCATCAATGCTATGGAAGTTAGGCTGCTCTCAGACGAACGCAACATACTCGCCGGCGCACGGAAAGTGCTTTCCATGGGACCTAAGATACTCGTTATTAAACGCGGTGAATTCGGTTCTATGCTAATAACTCAGGATGAACTGTTTATCCTACCCGCCTATCCTATAGAGGTCGTCAAAGACCCCACCGGCGCAGGGGACAGCTTCGCGGGTGGATTCATGGGTTTTCTTGCTTCGCGTGGTCGAGTCAATATCGAAGAGCTAAAAGGCGCCCTTGTTGCAGGCACAGTTGTTGCAAGCTTTAATGTAGAAGGCTTTAGTCTCGAAAAACTCACCAGTGTTACTATGCAAGATATTGAAAATAGAATGCAACACTTTCGCAAGATAACTGACTTTACAGTTCCTGAAATATTAGGTGATTAG
- a CDS encoding S8 family serine peptidase, translated as MFFLSIAIFSSACFSMTIDSSILAKLEKSNEDSYIPILLSVERPGRAEIIAYAKRLPMSERRNFAIAELKRLAQEFEAPILIELRELELTGSVKNIYPMWLGGSISFEIKSSFLMDFVKTEGIDLVIDNTPSCLINRVENNLWLARPEEPAEAMAVSTAMTQVNADDAWALGITGERVLIAILDSGVRYTHDDLESHMWINDDEIASNGSDDDMNGYTDDYYGYDFVNSDGDPWDDYGHGTSCAGLASGDGTAGNQTGTAPDALIMALKVIDSTGSGIPSDVNDAVQYAVDMGANVLSISLGWEDPTEAIREYYRSVFEDVLATGVIAAVSAGNGRSSGGHYAVPNDISAPADGPSPWQSGASSNTAIVAVGAVDYAGTGIANFSSYGPTEWNTDDYTDFPYPAGLIKPEISAPGQYVTATSYEEDNRYNFWFNGTSAACPIVAGAMALVLSKNPSLSPEEIDSLLRFSATDMGVSGHDTLFGAGLLNCDELIDDTPLPTFPILSIEDHSIDDSAPVGNGSGVFDADETVKLIIEVYNRGASASAVTVTAIIAGDPYISIVDATSDLGTIATGATASDTSDPITLSAALGTPAAHLVYVQITMTSGAYSFVDTIQISTGVYPRNYANHNTPTLATTVTNFGEFGYYDPTASSSSIMGQGFEFGDTNTLYGGGFFISTAYDSVFTGENGNTSEFLPLRSLVLEASSTDTSFYTSYATPVNGLIIDQKSTTCNTSPNEDFIIMRFTVKNYSDLSFHNLYIGFYLDFDIHVTSDGTTTTWFDRAQYSSSDQWVNMWDEASTPRFTGYVGIVGLSGIAHGSVIDNSSYIYPEGMGWDDTVKYNFMSGDFSIGNGSPADDWSIILSEGPLTIPAWGNFVWAIAVIAGTDYSDFQTNAASARGLYSTMSVAESYKPYKIGITAYPNPFNSSVKISFDTPREAESPNPYNENAEIAPLKVEVFDLSGRYIAQLPSPPKISSEKKKTHSFALQEKESEEQMRTEFIWTPSGDITSGVYFVRARIGNNQTALKRLVYLK; from the coding sequence TTGTTTTTTTTATCTATAGCGATTTTCAGTAGTGCTTGTTTTTCGATGACTATAGACTCTAGCATTTTAGCCAAATTAGAGAAATCGAACGAGGATAGTTACATTCCTATCTTGCTTTCGGTCGAACGGCCAGGAAGAGCTGAGATAATTGCTTATGCAAAGCGTTTGCCTATGTCTGAACGCAGAAACTTTGCGATAGCGGAGTTAAAGCGCCTTGCGCAGGAATTTGAAGCCCCTATTTTGATTGAACTCCGAGAGCTCGAACTTACAGGTTCAGTCAAGAACATATATCCTATGTGGCTTGGAGGTTCTATCTCATTTGAGATAAAAAGCTCTTTTCTTATGGACTTTGTAAAAACCGAGGGTATCGACCTTGTTATTGACAATACACCGAGTTGCCTTATTAATCGCGTTGAGAATAACCTTTGGCTTGCTCGACCGGAGGAGCCTGCCGAGGCCATGGCCGTTAGCACTGCCATGACACAGGTGAATGCCGATGACGCTTGGGCGTTGGGTATTACCGGCGAGAGGGTATTGATTGCCATTCTCGATTCTGGTGTTAGATATACACATGATGACCTAGAAAGTCATATGTGGATTAACGACGACGAGATCGCAAGCAACGGCTCCGATGACGACATGAACGGTTACACCGACGATTATTACGGCTATGATTTTGTCAACTCCGATGGCGATCCCTGGGACGATTATGGTCATGGCACAAGCTGTGCTGGCCTTGCTTCGGGCGATGGAACCGCAGGAAATCAGACCGGCACTGCACCGGATGCGTTAATCATGGCCTTGAAGGTTATTGATTCCACCGGAAGTGGAATTCCAAGCGATGTTAACGATGCCGTCCAATATGCTGTCGATATGGGCGCGAATGTTCTTTCAATTTCGCTTGGGTGGGAGGACCCAACCGAGGCTATAAGGGAATATTATCGAAGCGTTTTTGAGGATGTTCTCGCAACCGGTGTGATCGCAGCAGTTTCTGCTGGCAACGGGCGGTCTTCCGGAGGACATTATGCAGTGCCAAACGATATAAGCGCGCCTGCCGATGGCCCATCGCCGTGGCAATCGGGTGCAAGCTCCAACACCGCGATAGTCGCAGTCGGCGCGGTCGATTACGCAGGAACAGGTATAGCGAATTTTTCGTCTTATGGCCCAACCGAATGGAACACCGACGACTATACCGACTTTCCATATCCTGCTGGCCTCATAAAACCGGAGATATCAGCGCCGGGACAATATGTCACAGCAACATCGTATGAAGAGGATAATAGATATAATTTTTGGTTTAACGGCACCAGCGCTGCTTGCCCCATCGTCGCCGGCGCGATGGCGCTCGTGCTGTCGAAAAATCCCTCGCTTTCTCCCGAAGAAATCGATTCGCTTCTTCGATTTTCAGCAACAGACATGGGTGTCTCCGGACACGACACGCTTTTCGGCGCCGGGCTTTTGAACTGCGACGAACTTATCGACGATACGCCCCTGCCGACTTTCCCTATTCTATCCATCGAGGACCACAGTATCGACGATTCGGCCCCAGTAGGTAACGGTTCGGGTGTATTTGATGCCGACGAAACGGTGAAACTCATTATCGAAGTATATAATCGCGGCGCTTCGGCAAGTGCTGTAACAGTTACAGCAATAATTGCCGGCGATCCTTACATCTCTATCGTCGATGCCACCTCGGACCTTGGCACTATCGCAACAGGCGCAACCGCATCTGACACTTCCGACCCGATTACACTCTCAGCAGCTCTCGGAACACCGGCAGCTCATTTGGTTTATGTTCAAATCACGATGACAAGTGGAGCATATTCCTTTGTAGATACAATCCAGATAAGCACTGGGGTTTATCCACGGAATTACGCCAACCACAACACTCCAACATTAGCCACAACTGTTACTAACTTTGGTGAATTTGGCTACTATGACCCCACAGCCTCGAGCTCATCGATTATGGGACAAGGTTTCGAGTTCGGAGATACCAACACGCTGTATGGCGGTGGTTTTTTTATTTCGACGGCTTATGATTCAGTATTCACCGGTGAGAATGGTAATACAAGCGAATTTCTTCCACTCCGATCATTGGTATTAGAGGCCTCATCCACCGATACCAGCTTTTACACCTCTTATGCAACACCCGTCAACGGACTGATTATCGACCAAAAAAGCACAACGTGCAATACTTCGCCAAATGAAGACTTCATTATCATGCGCTTCACAGTGAAAAACTATTCAGACTTATCTTTCCACAATCTATATATCGGCTTCTATCTCGATTTCGATATACATGTTACCTCCGATGGCACCACTACCACATGGTTCGACCGCGCCCAATACTCTTCATCAGACCAATGGGTTAACATGTGGGACGAAGCATCCACACCCCGTTTCACCGGTTATGTCGGTATTGTAGGTCTTTCAGGAATTGCACACGGTAGCGTGATCGATAATAGCTCCTATATCTATCCCGAGGGTATGGGCTGGGACGACACCGTGAAATATAACTTCATGTCTGGAGACTTCTCCATCGGCAACGGCTCACCCGCAGACGATTGGTCGATCATCCTTTCCGAAGGGCCTTTAACTATTCCAGCATGGGGCAATTTTGTTTGGGCCATTGCAGTTATTGCCGGAACCGATTACAGCGATTTCCAAACAAATGCAGCCTCCGCACGGGGGCTCTATTCGACAATGTCTGTCGCTGAAAGCTATAAACCCTATAAAATCGGCATCACCGCCTATCCAAACCCATTTAACAGCTCGGTAAAAATATCCTTTGATACACCCCGAGAGGCCGAATCCCCCAACCCATATAATGAAAACGCGGAAATAGCGCCCCTAAAGGTCGAGGTCTTCGACCTCTCGGGCCGGTATATTGCACAGCTACCTTCACCCCCGAAAATCTCCTCGGAGAAAAAGAAAACGCATTCCTTCGCCCTCCAAGAAAAGGAGTCCGAAGAACAGATGAGAACTGAATTCATATGGACGCCATCTGGGGATATTACGTCCGGCGTTTACTTCGTTCGTGCACGAATCGGGAATAATCAAACAGCTCTGAAAAGATTGGTGTATTTGAAATAA
- a CDS encoding phenylalanine--tRNA ligase subunit beta, with amino-acid sequence MKFPLKWLLELCPYDATPDKIADLLTFSGSEVEDIQNFSSRISDVLVGQIKNIEENTPLPGMSKCSVDYGSEIPAVVLSRAPGIRIGAKYPFAPLGARLFDGKTIGIVEFEGVKSEGMLCSGVEIGLGNPKDNLLELHESSPIGGDILALLGWDDHIFELEITPNRPDCYGLLSLARELSALTGQPIIDKRNLPPQTGEEASNFIKIILEDSFGCPRYGARIVENIKIGPSPLSMMGRLFSCGIRPINNVVDATNYVMMFLSQPLHAFDLDRLESDTIIVRSARDGEVFTTLDGGKRTLNKNNLMIATQDRAVAIAGVMGGFDSEVTPNTKRILIESAYFNPRRIRISSRKLALVSESSTRFERGVDPNGIARAADECAAIISETAGGSVRRGIVDEYPEPIEPLQIKLSPKKVKSVIGVDIPEKSYTPQLNALGFEKIAKGWIIPTYRPDVTREIDLVEEVGRLYGYDTLEATLAGAGPIPAHKSPENITSNKIGAMLRGMGFDEIMSDSMGRESDYKSFLTSEIVKLRNPISNDFAVMRPMLIPGLLRIAGYNINRESDSIHIYEIDKVYYKNKNEFAEQNKIAFLIGGVVAPEDWSGISRNVDFFDLKGVVEQLLEYFDVDYSIGEKPVSGLDEGKSFVVSFEGGKAGFAGMVAPKIASKWDIEMPIFAAELPLAAFIFARDRIKQYRGIPRFPSTRRDVALIVDKSVPAGEILKFARDNFPTKLEKAFIFDIYEDTSIGKEKKSVGVATIFRDLDETITDTVANELHQALVNGLVERFCATIRN; translated from the coding sequence ATGAAATTTCCATTGAAATGGCTACTCGAACTTTGTCCATATGATGCCACACCCGATAAGATCGCTGACCTTCTTACCTTCAGCGGCTCCGAGGTTGAGGATATTCAAAACTTCTCTTCTCGCATCTCTGATGTTTTGGTCGGCCAAATCAAAAACATCGAGGAAAATACGCCTCTTCCCGGTATGTCCAAATGCTCTGTGGATTATGGCTCGGAAATCCCGGCGGTTGTCTTATCCAGAGCACCAGGAATTCGTATCGGTGCAAAATATCCATTTGCACCCCTGGGAGCACGACTTTTCGATGGTAAAACTATTGGTATTGTCGAATTCGAAGGCGTGAAATCCGAGGGGATGCTCTGCTCGGGTGTCGAGATCGGTCTTGGCAATCCAAAAGACAACCTTCTCGAACTACACGAATCCTCCCCTATAGGCGGCGATATCCTAGCGCTTCTCGGATGGGACGACCATATTTTCGAATTGGAGATAACCCCAAACCGCCCAGATTGTTATGGACTTCTTTCTCTCGCACGCGAGCTCTCTGCTCTTACTGGTCAGCCTATTATCGATAAAAGAAATCTTCCTCCTCAAACAGGTGAAGAGGCCTCGAATTTCATCAAAATAATCCTCGAGGATAGTTTCGGTTGTCCTCGATACGGCGCGCGAATTGTCGAAAATATCAAAATAGGGCCTTCACCGCTATCAATGATGGGGAGACTGTTCAGTTGCGGTATTCGACCTATAAATAATGTCGTCGATGCCACAAATTATGTCATGATGTTTCTGTCTCAACCGCTTCATGCCTTCGATCTTGACCGCCTGGAATCTGACACCATAATTGTCAGGTCTGCGCGCGATGGCGAGGTGTTTACTACACTTGATGGTGGAAAGCGAACGCTTAATAAAAATAACCTGATGATAGCCACACAGGATAGAGCTGTCGCTATTGCAGGAGTTATGGGTGGATTCGATAGCGAGGTTACACCAAATACCAAGCGTATTCTCATCGAATCGGCATATTTTAATCCTAGGAGGATAAGAATTTCTTCACGAAAGCTGGCTCTGGTATCCGAAAGCTCTACACGCTTCGAGCGTGGAGTCGATCCCAACGGCATAGCTCGCGCTGCCGACGAATGCGCTGCAATTATCAGCGAAACTGCTGGTGGCTCTGTCCGAAGAGGCATAGTGGATGAATACCCGGAACCGATCGAACCGCTTCAAATCAAGCTTTCACCTAAAAAAGTTAAATCTGTAATCGGTGTAGATATTCCAGAGAAAAGCTATACCCCACAGCTTAATGCCCTCGGTTTCGAAAAAATCGCAAAGGGCTGGATAATTCCAACATACCGACCCGATGTGACCAGAGAGATCGACCTTGTGGAGGAAGTAGGCCGACTGTATGGTTATGATACTCTGGAGGCAACCCTCGCCGGCGCGGGGCCAATACCCGCACATAAAAGCCCAGAAAATATAACATCCAATAAGATCGGCGCAATGCTCAGAGGTATGGGTTTCGACGAAATCATGTCCGATAGCATGGGGCGTGAAAGCGATTATAAATCCTTTTTAACGAGTGAAATTGTAAAACTGCGAAATCCCATCTCCAATGATTTCGCGGTAATGAGACCCATGCTTATCCCGGGCTTACTGCGAATTGCAGGCTATAACATCAACAGAGAATCCGACTCGATCCACATCTATGAGATAGACAAGGTCTATTATAAAAATAAAAATGAATTCGCCGAACAAAATAAAATCGCTTTTCTTATAGGAGGAGTGGTTGCACCCGAGGATTGGAGTGGCATCTCGCGAAATGTGGATTTCTTCGATCTTAAAGGCGTGGTCGAACAACTCCTCGAATACTTCGATGTGGATTATTCGATAGGCGAGAAACCGGTTTCCGGTTTAGATGAAGGTAAGTCCTTCGTAGTTTCGTTCGAGGGTGGCAAGGCCGGTTTCGCGGGCATGGTAGCACCGAAGATCGCTTCGAAATGGGACATCGAGATGCCGATCTTCGCAGCGGAATTACCGCTTGCGGCCTTCATCTTCGCGAGAGATAGGATAAAGCAGTATCGCGGGATTCCCCGCTTCCCCTCGACCCGGCGCGATGTCGCGCTTATCGTGGATAAATCTGTGCCGGCAGGGGAGATACTTAAATTCGCGAGAGATAACTTCCCTACTAAACTAGAGAAAGCCTTCATTTTCGATATCTATGAAGACACAAGTATAGGCAAGGAAAAAAAATCCGTCGGCGTCGCGACTATATTCCGCGACCTCGACGAGACTATAACCGACACTGTGGCTAACGAGCTTCATCAAGCGCTAGTAAATGGCCTTGTCGAGCGGTTTTGTGCGACAATTAGAAATTAG